In Edaphobacter dinghuensis, one genomic interval encodes:
- a CDS encoding DUF2264 domain-containing protein — MDQPDSKTRRNFLLNTMAVGATTLLAKDGTAQTKAAAISSVTVPSSGAEDRASWLTYLEKVSEPVLHALSEHKLRATMPIMAAPGLAAERAVGSPLEAFGRLLAGLAPWLELEPSAQESQQETALRSRYRKWALAAITSAVDPASPDYMRFGASSQTVVDASFLALALLRAPRQLVQSLDAATRQRLIQALKAERIVLPGYNNWLLFAAINEALLMTLGADWDRVRVDYALRKHMEWFVGDGTYGDGPHYHADYYDSFVIHPYLLQLIETLGDTEPAWKNMRPAIHARAQRYAAIQERVISPQGEYPIVGRSITYRCGAFHLLADCSRRHMLPEIVLPQQVRCALTAVQHRTLTPAGTFSSDGWLQIGLAGLQPSLGETYISTGSLYLASAAWLPLGLPPSDTFWSAPASQWTQQKAWSGIDIPVDHAHDE; from the coding sequence ATGGATCAGCCTGATTCGAAGACCCGTCGTAATTTTCTACTCAACACCATGGCCGTCGGCGCAACGACTCTACTGGCAAAAGACGGCACAGCCCAAACCAAAGCTGCTGCAATAAGCTCTGTCACAGTGCCCTCTTCCGGAGCGGAAGATCGAGCCTCCTGGCTTACATATCTCGAGAAGGTCTCCGAGCCTGTACTGCATGCTCTCAGCGAGCACAAGTTGCGTGCAACCATGCCGATTATGGCTGCTCCCGGACTAGCTGCTGAACGCGCAGTCGGCTCTCCCCTTGAGGCTTTTGGACGTCTTCTGGCAGGTCTCGCACCCTGGCTCGAACTGGAACCCTCTGCTCAGGAATCACAACAGGAGACGGCGTTGCGAAGTCGCTATCGGAAGTGGGCGCTCGCTGCGATCACGTCTGCTGTCGATCCGGCTTCGCCCGACTACATGCGCTTCGGTGCGTCCTCGCAGACCGTCGTTGACGCCTCGTTTCTTGCTCTGGCGCTGCTTCGTGCGCCACGCCAACTTGTGCAGTCGTTAGATGCAGCCACGCGTCAGAGGCTGATCCAGGCGTTGAAGGCAGAGCGCATCGTGCTGCCGGGTTATAACAATTGGCTACTGTTTGCAGCAATCAATGAAGCGCTGCTGATGACCCTGGGGGCTGATTGGGATCGAGTCCGCGTTGACTATGCCCTGCGCAAACACATGGAGTGGTTCGTCGGCGATGGCACCTATGGCGATGGCCCTCACTATCACGCGGACTACTACGATAGCTTCGTGATCCATCCCTATCTGCTGCAACTGATCGAGACACTGGGAGACACTGAGCCGGCATGGAAGAATATGCGTCCTGCGATCCATGCTCGTGCCCAAAGATATGCTGCGATACAGGAACGAGTGATCAGCCCTCAAGGCGAGTACCCAATCGTGGGTCGCTCCATTACCTACCGTTGCGGAGCGTTTCATCTGCTCGCAGATTGCAGCCGTCGCCATATGCTGCCTGAGATCGTTCTTCCGCAACAGGTACGCTGCGCTCTAACTGCTGTTCAGCATCGAACGCTTACACCAGCCGGAACGTTTTCATCAGACGGATGGCTGCAGATTGGACTTGCAGGGCTCCAACCTTCGCTGGGCGAAACCTACATCTCAACCGGAAGCCTCTACCTCGCCAGTGCAGCGTGGTTGCCCCTCGGCCTGCCCCCATCAGATACATTCTGGTCGGCACCCGCATCGCAATGGACACAACAAAAGGCATGGTCAGGAATAGATATTCCGGTTGACCATGCCCATGACGAGTAG
- a CDS encoding glucoamylase family protein: MSLFPNDSDAASHPPPTAPVPDLPTKGLPEKPTIPDEELRQHADTLIRHLSIVASATGNTDLETRLGKLTTRLTQHLAAFREQTTGMELTPQLEMLENTRVLKAAITSTKGAMDEFSQLPHVRLPSGDVLPQIIFLAEGYLSVARIWSPESLAVYVQQFQRRDPLLLQEITLLPQALKLAQLEFILDRVDEAVAAGKLPPIEESPFSAPLHGLRRLDQCEWRPVLEPLIAFDSILREDPAGTFAKMEDETRSMYHQRIAMMASRANFSEVATAQAALDLARESTKTPHPDPRLALRRAHIGYYLVAEGVAQLHHRIGYHPPPMERLRAMVRQENEEFYILGTFTLSVLLITAIILPLVPHHDYWAVIGALLFALLPVTQGAVDLVNGSITALMKAEALPKLDFSKGVPAEMTALVIVPTLLMHEKQVNELFEELEARYLANQDQNIHFGLLTDLPDTTTRPVDEDNHPLVLLALRLVDELNAKYAEQQGGSFFLLHRHRVFNARQGVWMGWERKRGKLLDLNKLLVHSFDTFPIKAGPLHLLDRVRYVITLDSDTQLPRGAAARLTGTIAHPLNQAIIDPRLRIVTAGYGILQPRVGVSVGSASRSRMAALYSGETGFDIYTRAVSDAYQDLFGEGIFTGKGIYEVSVLHELLENRFPNNALLSHDLIEGAYVRAGLATDIEVIDDYPSHYSAHTRRKHRWLRGDWQIMRWLFSPVPDGLGRSVVNPISTISRWKIFDNLRRSLIEPVTFLLFLFGWFFLPGGPIYWTIATLIVLLLPGLVQLGFNFSRAVSSASIVAIKGSFSTFAASFGITILNLIFLPHHMLLSLDAIVRSLNRTLISGRNLLDWETAAQAEAGTSASSLDSYLNLSPVIALLIAGALAWVHPHALLAAAPVLILWALAPVAVFWLDSPPRRVEGPLSIEDRSFLHNQALHIWRYFSEFGDKENHWLIPDNVEEEGTLQVRTLSPTNLGMLLNARQTAYEFGFITLPEFATQTLGTLETYNRLEKHRGHIYNWYNIETLQPIAPKVVSTVDSGNLAASFYTLHAGSLDLLKRPLLNPNTFTSLDKMLHGEFGTGHHRHREKHRQTGSLETIQELVRRVMEEPLPSSNTEAGSQGWVAEEALRRRHAVIQFVEEYTPWLLPRFAPLFEYFGLAASENKTDLQNKQDKQVPTLQTATQYVAALERRIIDTPATHAEGSSLSTLAAELRSLLPQAREKLSQLSAEIATIAARAEQCAEAMEFGFLLVESRQLLSIAYDSTTEEIHSACYDLLASEARIASLLAIAKGDVPQQSWFRLSRSHVIVNGRAALLSWTGTMFEYMMPALWMRTYPDTLIARSLQAAVRIQREYVRDIPWGISESGFAETEASGRYRYQAWGIPSLALKYGAEDGPVISPYSTYLALTLLRNDALNNLRRMVSMNWTGAYGLYEAADFTQGKQPRLVRSWMAHHQGMSLLAVANLLHDNIVQQWFHANPCVKATQLLLHEKPLSKDMINSLKK, translated from the coding sequence ATGTCCCTGTTCCCAAATGATTCTGACGCTGCAAGCCATCCGCCGCCAACGGCCCCTGTGCCCGATCTGCCGACGAAAGGCCTGCCGGAAAAGCCTACGATCCCTGACGAAGAGCTGCGGCAACATGCAGACACCCTTATTCGGCATCTGTCCATTGTTGCTTCGGCAACAGGTAATACCGATCTTGAAACACGCTTGGGCAAGCTAACAACTCGGCTTACTCAACATCTGGCAGCATTTCGCGAGCAGACAACGGGCATGGAGCTAACACCGCAGCTTGAAATGCTTGAGAATACGCGCGTTCTAAAAGCCGCGATCACTAGCACAAAAGGCGCGATGGATGAATTTTCGCAGCTGCCCCATGTTCGACTTCCCTCAGGAGATGTGCTGCCGCAAATTATCTTTTTGGCCGAGGGATACCTTTCAGTCGCGCGCATATGGTCGCCGGAGTCGCTCGCTGTCTACGTGCAGCAGTTCCAGCGGCGCGATCCTCTTTTGCTGCAGGAGATCACGCTTCTGCCGCAGGCACTGAAACTCGCTCAACTTGAGTTCATCCTTGATCGGGTAGACGAAGCGGTTGCAGCAGGGAAATTGCCACCTATCGAAGAATCTCCTTTCTCCGCTCCCCTTCATGGGCTGCGGCGCCTCGATCAGTGCGAGTGGAGACCTGTGCTTGAGCCATTGATTGCATTTGATTCGATTCTGCGCGAAGACCCGGCTGGGACCTTCGCAAAGATGGAAGATGAGACGCGCAGCATGTATCACCAGCGCATCGCGATGATGGCAAGCCGCGCTAACTTCAGCGAAGTCGCAACCGCGCAGGCGGCGCTTGATTTAGCACGCGAGTCGACAAAGACACCGCACCCCGATCCTCGGCTGGCCCTGCGCAGAGCACACATCGGATACTATCTCGTAGCGGAAGGCGTCGCGCAACTGCACCATCGCATTGGCTATCATCCGCCTCCGATGGAGCGGTTGCGCGCGATGGTGCGTCAAGAGAATGAAGAGTTTTACATTCTTGGCACCTTTACGCTGTCAGTACTACTCATCACTGCGATTATCCTTCCGCTGGTTCCTCATCACGACTACTGGGCAGTGATCGGCGCGTTGCTGTTTGCTCTGCTGCCGGTGACACAAGGCGCGGTCGATCTGGTCAATGGCAGCATTACGGCCTTGATGAAGGCTGAGGCTCTGCCGAAGTTGGACTTCTCAAAGGGTGTTCCCGCGGAGATGACAGCTCTGGTAATTGTTCCGACTCTTCTCATGCACGAGAAGCAGGTCAATGAGTTGTTTGAAGAGTTGGAGGCACGCTATCTGGCCAATCAAGACCAGAATATCCACTTCGGATTGCTCACCGATCTGCCAGATACAACGACGCGTCCCGTGGATGAAGACAATCATCCGTTAGTGCTGCTGGCGCTTCGTCTGGTTGATGAATTGAATGCAAAGTATGCCGAACAGCAGGGAGGCTCCTTTTTTCTGTTGCATCGCCATCGCGTCTTCAATGCTCGTCAAGGAGTATGGATGGGTTGGGAGCGCAAGCGCGGAAAGCTACTCGACCTCAACAAGCTATTAGTCCATTCCTTTGATACCTTCCCGATCAAGGCAGGGCCGCTTCATCTCCTCGACCGCGTGCGCTATGTCATCACGCTCGACTCCGATACACAACTACCCCGCGGAGCGGCTGCGCGCCTGACAGGCACGATTGCACATCCGCTCAACCAGGCAATCATCGACCCCCGGCTGCGCATCGTCACGGCTGGTTACGGAATTCTGCAACCACGTGTCGGCGTAAGTGTAGGTTCAGCCTCTCGCTCACGGATGGCTGCGCTGTATTCGGGGGAAACCGGCTTCGATATCTACACGCGCGCAGTCTCCGATGCCTATCAAGATCTCTTTGGAGAAGGCATCTTTACAGGCAAGGGGATCTACGAGGTCTCCGTGCTGCATGAGCTGCTGGAAAATCGATTTCCAAACAATGCGCTGCTCTCGCACGACCTGATCGAAGGAGCCTATGTACGTGCGGGACTGGCCACGGATATCGAGGTTATCGACGATTATCCGTCGCACTATTCTGCCCACACACGTCGTAAGCACCGTTGGCTCCGTGGCGATTGGCAGATCATGCGTTGGCTCTTCAGCCCAGTACCCGATGGGCTGGGCCGGTCTGTCGTCAATCCCATCAGCACCATCTCACGCTGGAAGATCTTCGATAATCTGCGTCGTAGTTTAATTGAGCCGGTCACATTTCTCCTGTTTCTCTTTGGATGGTTCTTCCTTCCTGGCGGCCCTATTTACTGGACGATCGCAACGCTGATCGTTCTTCTGCTTCCTGGGCTGGTTCAGCTCGGCTTCAACTTCAGCAGGGCCGTATCGAGTGCAAGCATTGTTGCAATCAAGGGAAGCTTCTCCACCTTTGCCGCGTCGTTTGGCATCACCATCCTGAACCTCATCTTCCTTCCGCATCACATGCTGCTCTCGCTGGATGCGATTGTGCGCTCGTTGAATCGAACGCTGATCTCGGGCAGGAATCTGCTGGATTGGGAGACGGCAGCTCAGGCAGAGGCGGGGACATCGGCAAGTTCGCTCGATAGCTATCTCAACTTATCGCCAGTAATTGCACTGCTCATTGCGGGAGCTCTTGCGTGGGTTCATCCTCATGCACTTCTCGCAGCGGCACCCGTGTTGATCCTCTGGGCGCTCGCTCCTGTTGCCGTGTTCTGGCTCGATTCCCCACCGCGCCGCGTCGAAGGCCCGCTATCCATAGAAGATAGATCGTTTCTACACAACCAGGCATTGCATATCTGGCGATATTTTTCTGAGTTCGGCGATAAAGAGAACCATTGGCTCATTCCAGACAACGTGGAGGAAGAGGGAACACTCCAGGTCCGTACGCTCTCACCTACCAATCTGGGCATGCTTCTCAACGCACGGCAGACAGCTTATGAGTTCGGGTTTATTACTCTTCCAGAATTTGCCACGCAAACACTAGGAACGCTGGAAACCTATAACAGGCTCGAAAAACATCGTGGACATATCTATAACTGGTACAACATCGAAACCCTGCAGCCCATTGCACCAAAGGTTGTCTCCACGGTAGATAGCGGTAACCTTGCAGCCTCCTTCTATACCCTGCACGCCGGTTCGCTCGATCTGCTGAAGCGTCCCCTGCTCAATCCAAATACCTTTACATCTTTAGACAAGATGCTCCATGGCGAGTTTGGCACGGGCCATCATCGTCACAGAGAGAAGCACCGTCAAACCGGCAGCTTAGAGACGATACAGGAGCTGGTTCGTAGAGTGATGGAAGAACCGTTGCCTTCTTCGAATACCGAGGCTGGATCGCAGGGGTGGGTCGCGGAAGAGGCCTTGCGTCGGCGGCACGCTGTGATCCAGTTCGTTGAAGAATATACGCCGTGGTTGCTTCCTCGTTTTGCTCCCTTATTTGAATATTTCGGCCTGGCCGCATCCGAGAACAAGACAGATCTTCAAAACAAGCAAGACAAGCAGGTGCCAACACTGCAAACGGCAACACAGTATGTCGCTGCGCTCGAGAGACGCATCATCGATACTCCGGCTACCCATGCAGAGGGATCGAGCCTGAGCACACTCGCCGCAGAACTGCGTTCGTTGCTGCCGCAGGCACGGGAAAAGCTATCGCAGCTGAGCGCCGAGATAGCAACGATTGCCGCACGGGCCGAGCAGTGCGCCGAAGCGATGGAGTTCGGCTTTCTCCTGGTCGAGTCGCGACAGCTCTTGTCCATTGCCTATGACAGCACCACGGAAGAGATTCATTCGGCTTGCTACGATCTGCTCGCCTCAGAGGCACGCATTGCATCGCTGCTTGCTATTGCCAAGGGAGATGTGCCGCAGCAATCATGGTTCCGGCTAAGCCGGTCGCATGTGATCGTCAATGGCCGGGCCGCATTGCTCTCCTGGACCGGGACCATGTTTGAATACATGATGCCCGCGCTATGGATGCGGACTTATCCCGATACGCTGATCGCCCGTTCTCTACAGGCGGCCGTACGGATTCAGCGCGAGTATGTTCGCGATATTCCATGGGGCATCTCAGAGTCAGGCTTTGCAGAAACCGAGGCCTCGGGCCGCTATCGATATCAGGCATGGGGAATCCCATCGCTTGCGCTTAAGTACGGCGCAGAAGATGGGCCAGTCATCTCTCCCTACTCCACCTATCTTGCACTGACGCTATTGCGTAACGATGCTCTGAACAACCTGCGCCGTATGGTCTCGATGAATTGGACAGGTGCCTATGGCTTATATGAGGCTGCCGACTTTACGCAAGGTAAGCAACCGCGTCTGGTCCGCTCATGGATGGCCCATCACCAGGGAATGTCCCTGCTGGCAGTGGCAAATCTGCTGCACGATAACATCGTGCAGCAGTGGTTTCATGCGAATCCCTGCGTAAAAGCTACGCAGCTACTGTTGCACGAGAAGCCGCTGAGCAAAGACATGATCAATTCACTAAAGAAATAA
- the tdh gene encoding L-threonine 3-dehydrogenase, whose translation MKALVKAHAKPGLWLEDVPEPVIGINDVLIRVRYTGICGTDVHIYHWDEWAQRTIPVPMTIGHEFVGEIVQVGSNVNDFHPGDIVSGEGHVVCGRCRNCLAGRRHLCAATSGVGVNRPGAFAEYIALPMTNIWRHHPDINQEVAAIFDPFGNAVHTALSFDVLAEDVLITGAGPIGIMCIPVVRHAGARHIVITDPNPYRLELARKMGATLAVNPMETPIAEVQKQLGLQEGFDVGLEMSGNAVALREMISNMSHGGKIAILGIPSKAMEIDLRQVVFNMLTIKGIYGREMYETWYKMSVLIESGLDISPIITHRYSYADFEQGFQAMMSGMTGKVILDWTSLIPDA comes from the coding sequence ATGAAGGCTCTTGTAAAGGCACATGCAAAACCAGGTTTGTGGCTTGAGGATGTTCCCGAGCCGGTCATCGGCATCAACGACGTTCTCATTCGTGTTCGTTATACGGGAATCTGCGGAACAGACGTTCATATCTATCACTGGGACGAGTGGGCCCAGCGCACCATTCCCGTGCCAATGACGATCGGCCACGAATTTGTCGGAGAGATTGTGCAGGTAGGCTCCAATGTCAACGACTTTCATCCTGGAGATATCGTCAGCGGCGAGGGCCACGTTGTCTGTGGACGATGCAGAAATTGTCTTGCAGGAAGAAGGCATCTCTGCGCTGCTACATCGGGAGTGGGCGTAAACCGTCCTGGCGCTTTTGCGGAATACATCGCTTTACCTATGACGAACATCTGGCGTCACCATCCTGATATCAATCAGGAGGTCGCTGCCATCTTTGATCCCTTTGGCAATGCCGTTCATACGGCGCTTTCGTTCGATGTTCTCGCAGAAGATGTTTTGATAACGGGAGCAGGTCCTATCGGCATCATGTGCATCCCGGTTGTTCGCCACGCAGGCGCGCGGCACATCGTTATCACCGATCCCAACCCATATCGTCTCGAACTCGCCCGAAAGATGGGGGCCACGCTCGCGGTGAATCCGATGGAGACGCCGATCGCAGAGGTGCAGAAGCAGCTTGGACTTCAGGAAGGCTTCGATGTCGGTCTTGAGATGTCGGGAAATGCTGTAGCGCTTCGCGAGATGATCTCGAACATGAGCCATGGTGGAAAGATTGCGATCCTCGGTATTCCTTCTAAAGCGATGGAGATCGATCTGAGGCAGGTTGTCTTTAACATGCTCACGATTAAAGGCATCTATGGGCGAGAGATGTATGAGACCTGGTACAAGATGAGCGTCCTGATCGAGTCTGGGCTCGATATCTCTCCCATCATCACGCATCGGTACTCGTACGCCGATTTTGAGCAGGGCTTTCAGGCGATGATGTCGGGAATGACGGGCAAGGTAATTCTCGATTGGACCAGCCTTATTCCTGATGCTTAA
- a CDS encoding DUF4450 domain-containing protein gives MISFSDWTRRRFLTRSAAAAALSTGPLERLLAQSAPAKRVRSAGDSPEVISGGIRPLLKDNTSRPLRYIPENGDFLIANGKEFFNRPLYGPNNAFRVDAGDLPEFSLYLPGHGGNLRIGIANGTTSKWAFQADTVTTRYRPGRMIYEIRDRLLSNGLLKLELMTQGEGAGIYLAVTPQDLPSRTMLTWAFGGVSGRKGRRGGDIGCEVEPVSQFFQLRPEECSGNSYKIEGSTAYQQSHAASMQLSFPSGATLGTANAKDWNTDWETLANSTAGELPILTGSVPLETAPLYIAIRRVFAQETLPVAHDAVAFSARSQQIAAIASSVQFATPDAYINAAIPALNIAADALWDAQQQCVMHGAVAWRNPLAGWRGPYALDALGNHDRMKQQLRHWIARQNLAPLPTRSADDSSATGPADPNTHLTRKESLLHSNGDISHNHYDMNLVFFDALLRHLRWTGDLEFAREVWPALNRHIQWEQRLFRRTYDDLQSTSNKKELPLYEAYACIWASDNLQYNGGGAAHSTAYNFFLNKTAASIARLLKEDPTPYESEASLIYEAMQQLLWLPEQGTFAESKDILGLQTTYTNPALWSMYHAIDSEVPSARQAWQMVAESLATLRHVPIHGPDVPSGDWFLLPCSDWLPYVWSLNLLLLAENSHAALALWQTGMRDEAFALLKGNLLDSMFMGLCPGNLHMTSQLDVHRQESQRDFGDPIGITSRALIEGLYGIQPDLLHNSLVIRPGFPASWNEVALHHPDIDFTWRREGLNETFEIVSHLQKPVELALILPAATMTLPVITANGRPVTAHFDSEAVGSPSIRIRFAAEPSWKISIHWHGVAPLARPVLRTYHLNETVSLPSGLTYSLIDDPQSCLRDGVAIKPGHHTIFARMQQQDCRYWLPISFEVIAPQLLLGDTAASVSSSTIIDPIELAPFFEGHINDIFTRSYAAPRSPFCSLALPETLLGGWANFDQQAAIDDTGLRNAKGTLHTSINVPFLTPESPSAPNCSFISQWELDQQAIEFSVSGNARILYLLMAGTTYPQASHMQHGTVSAIYKDGTSSKLVLRTPETWWPIEQDYLLDDYLFINDAPLPPRVDLRTGQTRLLDPATFRGKGRPIQGGSATILTLDLHPERELASIKIECSLYGVVLALLAATLIR, from the coding sequence ATGATCTCTTTCTCTGATTGGACGCGTCGCCGATTTCTCACCCGCTCCGCTGCTGCTGCCGCACTCTCTACTGGCCCGCTGGAACGCCTTCTCGCTCAAAGTGCTCCTGCAAAACGAGTGCGCTCTGCCGGCGATTCGCCTGAGGTTATTTCCGGTGGCATTCGACCACTCCTCAAAGACAATACCTCGCGGCCTCTTCGATACATTCCGGAGAACGGTGACTTTCTGATTGCAAATGGCAAGGAGTTTTTCAACCGTCCTCTTTACGGTCCTAATAACGCCTTCCGCGTCGACGCTGGCGACCTGCCGGAGTTCTCGCTCTACCTTCCCGGACATGGAGGAAATCTCCGCATCGGCATCGCAAACGGAACCACTTCCAAATGGGCCTTTCAAGCAGATACGGTGACGACGCGTTATCGCCCCGGTCGCATGATTTATGAAATTCGAGATCGGCTGCTTAGTAATGGCTTGCTAAAACTTGAGCTCATGACGCAAGGCGAAGGCGCGGGTATCTACCTCGCTGTTACGCCGCAAGACCTCCCTTCGAGAACCATGCTTACATGGGCATTTGGAGGTGTCAGCGGACGCAAAGGCCGACGCGGCGGCGATATCGGTTGCGAAGTTGAACCAGTTAGCCAGTTTTTTCAACTCCGCCCGGAAGAGTGCTCTGGGAATAGCTACAAGATAGAAGGCTCTACTGCTTATCAGCAAAGCCACGCCGCGAGCATGCAACTTAGCTTTCCTTCCGGAGCAACGCTTGGCACTGCCAACGCAAAGGACTGGAATACAGATTGGGAAACTCTTGCAAATTCAACAGCAGGCGAGCTTCCCATTCTGACGGGTTCAGTCCCGCTTGAAACAGCACCGTTATATATCGCTATCCGCCGCGTCTTTGCTCAAGAGACATTGCCTGTAGCACACGATGCCGTAGCTTTCTCGGCTCGTAGTCAGCAGATTGCCGCTATAGCCTCTTCCGTTCAGTTTGCGACTCCAGATGCGTATATCAACGCTGCTATTCCAGCACTGAATATAGCTGCCGATGCTCTGTGGGACGCGCAACAACAATGCGTCATGCACGGTGCTGTCGCCTGGAGAAACCCACTCGCAGGATGGCGCGGCCCGTATGCGCTCGATGCTCTTGGCAACCATGACCGCATGAAGCAGCAGTTGCGTCATTGGATCGCGCGGCAGAACCTGGCACCACTTCCAACGCGCTCCGCCGACGATTCGTCCGCCACCGGGCCTGCTGATCCCAACACTCATCTCACGCGTAAGGAGTCCCTGCTCCACTCGAACGGTGACATTTCGCACAATCACTACGACATGAATCTCGTCTTCTTCGACGCGCTGCTCCGGCATCTTCGCTGGACCGGTGATCTCGAATTTGCACGGGAGGTATGGCCCGCGCTCAATCGTCATATCCAGTGGGAGCAGCGTCTCTTCCGTCGCACCTATGACGACCTGCAATCCACCTCGAACAAAAAAGAACTTCCACTCTACGAAGCCTACGCCTGTATCTGGGCCAGCGATAATCTTCAATACAATGGAGGCGGCGCTGCTCACTCCACCGCATATAATTTTTTTCTCAACAAGACTGCTGCATCCATCGCGCGGCTTCTCAAAGAGGACCCTACGCCCTATGAGTCCGAAGCCTCCCTTATTTATGAGGCGATGCAACAGCTCTTGTGGCTTCCGGAGCAAGGCACTTTTGCCGAATCCAAAGACATTCTCGGCCTGCAGACGACCTACACCAATCCAGCTCTTTGGAGCATGTATCACGCCATCGATTCCGAAGTTCCTTCGGCTCGACAGGCATGGCAGATGGTGGCTGAGTCTCTTGCTACACTTCGGCACGTCCCCATCCACGGCCCCGATGTTCCTTCTGGCGATTGGTTCCTTCTGCCCTGTTCCGACTGGTTGCCATACGTATGGTCTTTGAATCTTCTTCTGCTCGCCGAAAACAGCCATGCTGCATTGGCCCTTTGGCAGACCGGGATGCGAGACGAAGCATTCGCGCTCCTGAAAGGTAATCTCCTCGATTCGATGTTCATGGGCCTATGCCCGGGCAACCTGCACATGACCTCGCAGCTCGATGTTCATCGCCAAGAGTCTCAGCGCGACTTCGGCGATCCCATCGGCATTACTTCCCGCGCTTTGATAGAAGGTCTCTATGGCATTCAGCCAGACCTTTTGCACAACTCCCTCGTTATCCGCCCAGGCTTTCCTGCGTCCTGGAACGAAGTCGCACTTCATCATCCCGATATCGACTTTACCTGGCGCCGCGAGGGCCTCAACGAGACGTTCGAGATCGTCAGTCATCTGCAAAAGCCTGTAGAACTCGCTTTGATACTGCCTGCAGCCACGATGACTCTCCCCGTTATCACCGCAAATGGAAGGCCTGTCACTGCTCACTTCGATTCTGAAGCAGTCGGCTCTCCCTCCATTCGCATCCGTTTTGCAGCAGAGCCATCGTGGAAGATATCCATCCACTGGCATGGCGTTGCTCCTCTCGCTCGCCCTGTGCTCCGCACCTATCACTTGAATGAGACTGTTTCACTTCCCTCCGGCCTCACTTATTCACTCATCGACGATCCGCAGTCTTGTCTGCGAGATGGCGTTGCGATCAAACCGGGACACCACACAATCTTTGCCCGAATGCAGCAGCAGGATTGCCGATACTGGCTTCCGATCAGCTTCGAGGTAATCGCTCCACAGCTTCTGCTCGGCGATACTGCTGCCTCTGTTAGCTCCTCCACGATCATTGATCCAATCGAACTGGCTCCCTTCTTTGAAGGGCATATCAACGATATCTTTACCCGTTCTTATGCTGCACCGCGATCGCCTTTCTGCTCACTTGCTTTGCCCGAGACGCTTCTCGGCGGCTGGGCTAACTTCGATCAGCAAGCTGCTATCGACGATACCGGTCTGCGCAATGCAAAAGGGACACTTCACACCAGCATCAATGTTCCGTTCCTTACTCCGGAAAGCCCCTCTGCGCCTAATTGTTCCTTCATCTCGCAATGGGAGCTCGATCAGCAGGCGATCGAATTCTCCGTGTCCGGCAACGCACGCATACTATATCTGCTGATGGCCGGAACGACCTATCCGCAAGCCAGCCATATGCAACATGGCACGGTAAGCGCGATCTACAAGGATGGAACCAGTTCAAAGCTCGTCCTGCGTACACCGGAGACGTGGTGGCCCATCGAGCAGGATTATTTGCTCGATGATTATCTGTTTATCAATGACGCTCCACTGCCACCACGAGTCGATCTACGTACTGGACAGACGCGACTTCTCGATCCTGCCACCTTCAGGGGGAAAGGAAGACCGATTCAAGGAGGTTCTGCGACCATTCTCACACTTGACCTGCATCCCGAACGAGAACTGGCCTCGATCAAAATCGAATGCAGCCTTTATGGAGTCGTTCTCGCCTTGCTCGCGGCTACATTGATTCGTTAG